A region from the Lysobacter antibioticus genome encodes:
- a CDS encoding LytR/AlgR family response regulator transcription factor produces MMRVAVVDDEPLARSGVIARLASCSDVMVDGEYADGPSALIGLEQRRPDLVFIDVQMPGMTGLEVLAALPPTCRPLAILLTAYDSFAVQAFALNAVDYLLKPVDELRFAEALERARRLLAWHAGGTAAQTPGGAVAEPAWPTRFSVRVGRRSLFVATADIDWIEADGDYASLHADGRVYLLRESLHHLATRLDPACFVRIHRSTIVRVDRIAELQAQTNRDAMLRLHDGTPLRVSRTYIDTLLARLHGASS; encoded by the coding sequence ATGATGCGCGTGGCGGTGGTCGACGATGAGCCCCTGGCGCGCAGCGGCGTGATCGCGCGGCTCGCCAGTTGTAGCGATGTGATGGTGGACGGCGAATACGCCGATGGCCCCTCGGCGCTGATCGGGCTCGAACAGCGCAGGCCCGACCTGGTGTTCATCGACGTGCAGATGCCGGGCATGACCGGTCTGGAAGTGTTGGCCGCGCTGCCGCCGACGTGCCGGCCGTTGGCGATCCTGCTGACCGCATACGACAGTTTCGCGGTGCAGGCCTTCGCGCTCAACGCGGTGGATTACCTGCTCAAGCCGGTCGACGAGCTGCGTTTCGCCGAGGCGCTCGAACGCGCGCGCCGCTTGCTCGCCTGGCATGCCGGCGGCACGGCCGCGCAAACGCCGGGCGGCGCCGTGGCGGAACCCGCTTGGCCGACGCGTTTTTCGGTACGGGTCGGGCGGCGTTCGTTATTCGTGGCCACCGCCGACATCGATTGGATCGAGGCCGATGGCGACTACGCCAGTCTGCATGCCGACGGTCGCGTGTATCTGTTGCGCGAGTCCTTGCATCATCTCGCCACCCGCCTCGACCCGGCCTGCTTCGTACGCATCCACCGTTCGACCATCGTGCGCGTGGATCGGATCGCCGAACTGCAGGCCCAGACCAATCGCGATGCGATGCTGCGTCTGCACGACGGCACCCCGCTGCGGGTAAGCCGCACGTATATCGATACGCTGTTGGCGCGGCTGCACGGCGCGAGTTCGTAA
- a CDS encoding serine hydrolase domain-containing protein, whose protein sequence is MSRTRTLRLAPRLRASLALSLAIAPWHTALAADSCAAASNSPEAKTSQLILDALIATNGVPGMGAAVWRDGEVVWTGCSGLRDIAAKLPVERDTVFRLASVSKPLAITAAAKLAEQGRLDLDAPVSGMLPWLRNDWQPISVRQLSAHISGMPHYQLGDRNAGQRHYATGRDAVGIFSERKLLSVPGTTYRYSSWGYTLIGAVIEARSGRHYLDYLAEQITPGLAIQADTDGLGKNVSRLYKIGDGAPRPAPPNDFSYTWPGGGMAGTPEALARFGGRLLQGRIVSPKTWQAMLQPTLYANGLPVRERDYGLGLGWRIGRDEDGAGIAHHAGTTDGARSALVLWPQQGLAASVLSNAQWVSAIDKTAMMLAAPHRPRPQGLVPRPCPLAATRYRGSLGERRFDGELSFRLVDGRCIGQLSAANSLGSYFDAAEAWPDRKLQVIALDRDGQLTRAALVAPTGLYDLRAAAAGGWSARFSDELSLELRL, encoded by the coding sequence ATGTCGCGCACTCGAACACTCCGTTTAGCCCCTCGCCTGCGCGCTTCGCTGGCGCTGAGTCTGGCCATCGCGCCCTGGCATACCGCGCTCGCGGCCGACAGCTGCGCCGCCGCGTCGAATTCGCCCGAAGCCAAGACCTCGCAACTGATACTCGATGCGCTGATCGCCACCAACGGCGTACCCGGCATGGGCGCGGCGGTCTGGCGCGACGGCGAGGTCGTGTGGACCGGTTGCAGCGGCTTGCGCGACATCGCCGCAAAGCTGCCGGTCGAGCGCGATACCGTGTTCCGCCTGGCCAGCGTGTCCAAGCCGTTGGCGATCACCGCCGCGGCGAAGCTCGCCGAACAAGGCCGGCTCGATCTGGATGCGCCCGTCTCCGGCATGCTGCCGTGGCTGCGCAACGACTGGCAGCCGATCAGCGTGCGGCAGCTGTCGGCGCATATCTCGGGCATGCCGCATTACCAGCTCGGAGACAGAAACGCCGGCCAGCGTCACTATGCGACCGGCCGCGACGCGGTCGGCATCTTCTCCGAGCGCAAGCTGTTGTCGGTGCCAGGCACGACCTACCGATACTCGTCCTGGGGCTATACCTTGATCGGCGCGGTGATCGAAGCCCGCTCCGGCCGACATTACCTGGACTATCTCGCCGAACAGATCACCCCGGGCCTCGCCATCCAGGCCGATACCGACGGGCTCGGCAAGAACGTGTCGCGCCTGTACAAGATCGGCGACGGCGCCCCGCGCCCTGCCCCGCCGAACGATTTCAGCTACACCTGGCCCGGCGGCGGCATGGCCGGCACGCCCGAGGCATTGGCTCGGTTCGGCGGGCGCCTGCTGCAAGGCCGCATCGTTTCGCCGAAGACGTGGCAGGCGATGTTGCAGCCGACCCTTTACGCCAACGGCCTACCGGTGCGCGAACGCGACTACGGCCTCGGCCTGGGTTGGCGCATCGGCAGGGACGAGGACGGCGCGGGCATCGCTCATCACGCGGGCACCACCGACGGCGCCCGCAGCGCTCTGGTGCTGTGGCCGCAGCAGGGTCTCGCCGCCAGCGTCCTGTCGAACGCCCAATGGGTCTCGGCAATCGACAAGACTGCGATGATGTTGGCGGCGCCGCACCGTCCGCGGCCGCAAGGCCTGGTGCCCCGGCCCTGCCCGCTCGCGGCGACGCGTTATCGCGGCAGCCTCGGCGAACGCCGCTTCGACGGCGAGCTCAGCTTCCGTCTCGTCGACGGGCGTTGCATCGGCCAACTGAGCGCGGCCAATTCGCTCGGCAGCTACTTCGATGCGGCCGAAGCCTGGCCCGATCGCAAACTGCAGGTGATCGCGCTCGACCGCGACGGCCAATTGACCCGCGCCGCCCTGGTCGCGCCGACCGGGCTGTACGACTTGCGCGCGGCGGCGGCGGGCGGTTGGTCGGCGCGCTTCAGCGACGAACTCAGTCTGGAACTGCGGCTCTGA
- a CDS encoding DUF411 domain-containing protein has protein sequence MRMNKHQAGLWLAMGLGLALSACARSPDSATAGTSVVSAEMSPVALPPVLVHKDPACGCCHLWVEHLRKAGFQVEARDEDDLNPIKQRLGVPHGKGSCHTAEIDGYVIEGHVPVQDIHRLLVERPRARGLVLAGMPAGSPGMELPDDSVSPFTVELVLMDGSTQAFSQHDGEAAP, from the coding sequence ATGCGAATGAACAAGCATCAAGCCGGACTGTGGCTGGCCATGGGACTCGGCCTGGCCTTGAGTGCCTGCGCACGCTCGCCCGATAGCGCGACGGCCGGCACCTCTGTCGTGTCGGCCGAAATGAGCCCCGTGGCATTGCCGCCGGTACTAGTGCACAAAGACCCGGCCTGCGGTTGTTGCCATCTGTGGGTCGAGCATCTGCGCAAAGCCGGCTTCCAGGTCGAGGCGCGCGACGAGGACGATCTCAACCCGATCAAGCAACGGCTCGGGGTTCCGCATGGCAAGGGTTCGTGCCACACCGCCGAGATCGATGGCTACGTGATCGAGGGGCATGTGCCGGTGCAGGACATCCATCGTCTGCTGGTCGAACGCCCCCGGGCTCGCGGCCTGGTGCTTGCGGGCATGCCCGCGGGCTCGCCGGGGATGGAACTGCCCGATGACAGCGTATCGCCCTTTACGGTGGAACTCGTCCTGATGGATGGCAGCACGCAGGCCTTCAGCCAGCATGACGGCGAAGCTGCGCCGTAG
- a CDS encoding YybH family protein produces MATNTDRSLTRENKSMPLRFLTCFCAAALFALPALAHEGKHTPPANSDVPAAAKPALETVERFSSALQSGDLAQAGSLLANEVLILESGGAEHSREQYLGGHAAHDAAFLKTARVRVLRRTARAEGDLAWVGTENEVHSSADEKPTILLSTETMVLKRTQSGWRIVHVHWSSRPKR; encoded by the coding sequence ATGGCCACCAACACTGACCGTTCACTCACTCGGGAGAATAAATCGATGCCTTTGCGCTTTCTGACCTGTTTCTGTGCGGCCGCACTGTTCGCGTTGCCGGCACTGGCCCACGAGGGCAAGCACACACCGCCGGCAAACAGCGATGTCCCGGCGGCAGCGAAGCCTGCGCTCGAAACGGTCGAGCGCTTCTCTTCGGCCCTCCAATCAGGAGACCTGGCGCAGGCGGGCTCGTTGCTGGCGAACGAGGTGCTGATTCTGGAAAGCGGCGGCGCCGAGCATTCCCGCGAGCAGTACCTGGGCGGGCATGCTGCGCACGATGCCGCATTCCTGAAAACGGCACGCGTTCGAGTGCTGCGCCGCACCGCCCGCGCCGAAGGCGATCTGGCCTGGGTGGGCACCGAGAACGAAGTGCATTCCAGCGCGGATGAAAAGCCCACGATCTTGCTGAGCACCGAAACGATGGTGCTAAAGCGAACGCAGTCAGGCTGGCGAATCGTGCATGTTCACTGGTCTTCGCGGCCCAAACGCTAA
- a CDS encoding c-type cytochrome, giving the protein MKTIHTSMLAAAVAIGLLAVAGTVTVYSGVYNVAADDPHTPAVYALLETARARSISARASELQPPPGLDDEARIRQGAGNYAAMCAGCHLAPGSEPTELSKGLYPTPPDLTRKMVSAAEAFWVIKHGIKASGMPAWGKSMQDEYIWNMAAFLQKLPKLDRAKYEAWVASSGGHSHGGGETGGHGHAPGQHDSQQESGEPAHEQAHVQQSGKGGATGAKQGMTSEDGTRHTHADGMQHLHAATVKPPEPKPPAPLRAADPHADMAMPAAKPKTDADPARDAGHGHQH; this is encoded by the coding sequence ATGAAGACCATTCACACCTCCATGCTCGCGGCGGCAGTCGCGATCGGCCTGCTCGCCGTCGCCGGTACGGTTACCGTGTACTCCGGCGTCTACAACGTCGCCGCCGACGATCCGCATACTCCTGCGGTCTACGCATTATTGGAAACCGCCCGCGCTCGCTCGATCTCCGCACGAGCTAGCGAATTGCAACCGCCTCCCGGTCTCGACGATGAGGCGCGCATCCGACAGGGAGCCGGCAACTACGCCGCGATGTGCGCGGGCTGTCATCTTGCGCCAGGCAGCGAGCCGACCGAACTGAGCAAAGGCCTGTATCCGACACCGCCGGACCTGACCCGGAAAATGGTGTCCGCCGCCGAGGCGTTCTGGGTGATCAAGCACGGCATCAAGGCCAGCGGCATGCCGGCCTGGGGCAAGAGCATGCAAGACGAATACATCTGGAACATGGCCGCGTTCCTGCAAAAATTGCCGAAGCTCGACCGAGCGAAGTACGAGGCCTGGGTCGCCAGCAGCGGCGGGCACTCGCACGGCGGTGGAGAAACCGGCGGGCACGGACATGCTCCCGGCCAGCACGACAGCCAGCAGGAAAGCGGTGAGCCCGCGCATGAACAAGCGCATGTCCAGCAGAGCGGTAAGGGCGGGGCGACAGGAGCGAAGCAGGGCATGACTTCGGAAGACGGAACCCGCCATACCCACGCAGATGGTATGCAGCACCTCCACGCGGCTACGGTAAAACCGCCCGAGCCGAAACCGCCGGCCCCCCTACGGGCCGCCGATCCCCATGCGGACATGGCCATGCCTGCAGCGAAACCCAAGACCGACGCCGATCCGGCCCGCGACGCTGGCCATGGCCACCAACACTGA
- a CDS encoding CopL family metal-binding regulatory protein: MRYRAVMSVSAVALRLLLSVVLILNGIGTANASIRMLGAMAMPPASSSVTAIAEQGASPCLEHHAAHAGKAAGVDDASGPPPDGCADPEPDCCESSACGCACTQSCAFAVPAVAQPTVVIARDPSIRAMSLGHPAPALPHLIRPPIV; encoded by the coding sequence ATGAGGTATCGTGCCGTCATGTCCGTTTCCGCCGTCGCGCTGCGTTTGCTGCTGAGCGTGGTCCTTATCCTCAACGGGATAGGGACGGCGAACGCGTCGATACGCATGTTGGGCGCAATGGCCATGCCACCCGCTTCGTCGTCCGTTACGGCGATAGCTGAGCAGGGCGCTTCACCCTGCCTGGAGCACCACGCGGCTCATGCAGGAAAGGCAGCGGGTGTAGACGATGCTTCCGGGCCGCCTCCGGATGGTTGCGCCGATCCCGAGCCCGATTGTTGCGAATCCTCCGCATGCGGTTGCGCATGCACGCAGAGCTGCGCGTTCGCGGTGCCGGCCGTCGCGCAGCCCACGGTGGTGATCGCTCGCGATCCGTCGATCCGGGCGATGAGCTTGGGTCACCCCGCACCGGCGCTCCCGCATCTGATTCGACCTCCCATCGTCTGA
- a CDS encoding 2,3-dihydro-2,3-dihydroxybenzoate dehydrogenase — protein MVLKPGEFAGRTVLVTGAAQGIGAATARRLAGEGARVALVDRDADLLQAVAEGLRREGAQVHAIVLDLADVAAVDAAVAEVEAGFGAIEHLAHVAGILRVGESLDLDPEDWEACMAVNARGVFATTRAVARRMVARGRGSIVLVGSNAASAPRFGMSAYAASKAAATQYLRCLALELAPKGVRCNIVSPGSTDTAMQRAFVRDEAARREILHGAADRFRLGIPLGRIADPDDVAEAVCFLLSDRARHITLHDLRVDGGATLDA, from the coding sequence GTGGTACTCAAGCCCGGCGAGTTCGCCGGCCGCACCGTGCTGGTGACCGGCGCCGCGCAAGGCATCGGCGCGGCGACCGCGCGGCGTCTGGCGGGGGAGGGCGCGCGAGTGGCCCTGGTCGATCGCGACGCCGACCTGCTCCAGGCCGTAGCCGAAGGGTTGCGCCGCGAGGGCGCGCAGGTCCATGCGATCGTCCTGGACCTCGCCGATGTCGCCGCGGTCGATGCGGCGGTCGCGGAGGTCGAAGCCGGCTTCGGCGCGATCGAACACCTGGCGCATGTCGCCGGCATCTTGCGCGTCGGCGAATCACTCGACCTCGATCCGGAAGATTGGGAGGCTTGCATGGCGGTCAATGCCCGCGGCGTGTTCGCGACCACACGAGCGGTGGCGCGCAGGATGGTCGCCCGCGGCCGCGGCAGCATCGTCCTGGTCGGCTCCAACGCCGCCTCGGCCCCGCGTTTCGGCATGTCGGCTTATGCGGCCTCGAAGGCCGCGGCCACGCAGTATCTGCGTTGCCTGGCACTGGAGCTGGCGCCGAAAGGCGTGCGTTGCAACATCGTCTCGCCGGGCTCGACCGATACCGCGATGCAACGCGCCTTCGTGCGCGACGAAGCGGCACGCCGCGAGATTCTCCATGGCGCCGCCGATCGCTTTCGCCTGGGGATTCCGCTGGGGCGTATCGCCGACCCCGACGATGTCGCCGAGGCGGTCTGCTTCTTGCTGTCGGACCGGGCGCGCCATATCACCTTGCACGACCTGCGCGTCGACGGCGGCGCCACGCTCGACGCCTGA
- a CDS encoding siderophore-interacting protein — protein sequence MSAARPRPRLLRVLRVADLTPHMRRFTLGGDDLIGFPSGSEGAHIKLLFPDRAGETPVLPSPGERGPVWPEHAVRPHVRTYTVVRIDPGANEIDVDIVLHGDDGPASRWAMRAGVGDPLGLAGPGGPDLFQGHAQRFVLIGDPSSYPLLYAVIAKLPVSAQVDVLIEVPDASEVQPLPPHPRLNAQWLSRHGGPAGASRLLLDAVRKLPWNEAETVSVTLAGESAQVVAIRDYLAEVRGVPRRMMYAVPYWKDRWDEDRYHDERHRIMDAFDEVAA from the coding sequence ATGAGCGCCGCACGTCCGCGCCCGCGCTTGTTGCGGGTGCTGCGAGTCGCCGACCTGACCCCGCACATGCGCCGCTTCACCCTCGGCGGCGACGACCTGATCGGTTTTCCGAGCGGCAGCGAAGGCGCGCATATCAAGCTGTTGTTTCCGGACCGCGCCGGCGAGACACCGGTATTGCCGAGCCCAGGCGAACGCGGCCCGGTCTGGCCCGAGCATGCGGTGCGACCGCATGTGCGCACCTACACGGTGGTGCGTATCGACCCGGGCGCGAACGAGATCGACGTCGATATCGTCCTGCACGGCGACGATGGCCCGGCCTCGCGCTGGGCCATGCGCGCCGGCGTCGGCGATCCGCTCGGCCTGGCCGGACCGGGAGGGCCCGATCTGTTCCAGGGGCATGCGCAGCGCTTTGTGCTGATCGGCGATCCCAGCAGTTATCCCTTGCTGTACGCGGTGATCGCCAAGCTGCCGGTTTCGGCGCAGGTCGATGTCCTGATCGAGGTGCCGGATGCGAGCGAAGTGCAGCCGCTGCCGCCGCACCCACGCTTGAACGCGCAATGGCTGTCGCGCCATGGCGGTCCCGCCGGCGCGAGCCGCTTGCTGCTCGATGCGGTGCGTAAGCTGCCGTGGAACGAGGCCGAGACCGTGTCGGTCACCTTGGCCGGCGAAAGCGCGCAAGTCGTCGCGATCCGCGATTATCTCGCCGAGGTTCGCGGTGTGCCGCGGCGGATGATGTACGCGGTACCGTACTGGAAAGACCGCTGGGACGAAGACCGCTACCACGACGAACGCCATCGCATTATGGACGCCTTCGACGAGGTTGCGGCTTGA
- a CDS encoding condensation domain-containing protein encodes MESSTVALPLTGPQYGMWAGQQLDPDSPSFWTAEAIELSGPLDLAALEAALCDTLSACDALHMRYRLQGEEVVQTLDAARPVVIAHQDYSNCEDPWRSARAWMDEDLQRSADLAQRPLFATALIRLGEHRHLWYLRAHHIALDGFAYLLLIHRVAELYSAGVGGRAAGPARDWSLAATIADEAAYRASPRFLADRDYWTQRFGDVGEPATLGPKCAPDDSSHSQRRLLAPAEYARWQTAARGLGTDWATWLIASIFAWLHARSGASDLSLGLLVMNRLGTPALAVPCMAMNVVPLRLRIDPQQGFEGLVRTVAGGLRELRSHQRYNYEWMRRDLGLADGHAQLYGPVVNLMPFDRGFVFEGLHSRAHPISVGSVEDLDITVSPMAEGIRFDIEANPQAYDAATLQAHHAALCEVLDAVIAEPAISVGALARQISSPRTAEAA; translated from the coding sequence ATGGAGTCGAGCACCGTGGCCTTGCCGCTGACCGGCCCGCAGTACGGCATGTGGGCCGGGCAACAGCTCGATCCCGACAGCCCCTCGTTCTGGACTGCCGAGGCGATCGAACTGAGCGGCCCGCTGGACCTGGCAGCGCTGGAAGCCGCGTTGTGCGACACCTTGTCGGCCTGCGATGCCTTGCACATGCGCTATCGCCTGCAGGGCGAAGAAGTCGTGCAGACACTCGATGCGGCACGGCCGGTGGTGATCGCGCACCAGGACTACTCGAACTGCGAGGATCCGTGGCGCAGCGCCCGCGCCTGGATGGACGAGGACCTGCAGCGCAGCGCCGACCTGGCGCAGCGGCCCTTGTTCGCGACTGCATTGATCCGCCTCGGCGAACACCGCCACCTGTGGTATCTGCGGGCCCACCACATCGCTCTCGACGGCTTCGCTTACCTGCTGTTGATCCACCGCGTCGCCGAACTGTATTCGGCCGGTGTCGGCGGACGCGCGGCGGGGCCTGCGCGCGACTGGTCCCTGGCGGCGACCATCGCCGACGAGGCCGCCTATCGCGCCTCGCCGCGGTTCCTCGCCGACCGCGATTACTGGACGCAGCGTTTCGGCGACGTCGGCGAGCCGGCCACTCTCGGCCCGAAGTGCGCGCCCGACGACAGCTCGCATTCGCAACGCCGTCTGCTGGCGCCGGCCGAGTACGCACGATGGCAGACGGCGGCACGGGGGCTCGGCACCGATTGGGCGACCTGGCTGATCGCTTCGATTTTCGCCTGGCTGCATGCGCGCAGCGGCGCGAGCGATCTCAGCCTGGGCTTGTTGGTGATGAACCGGCTTGGTACGCCGGCACTCGCCGTGCCGTGCATGGCGATGAACGTGGTGCCGCTGCGCCTGCGCATCGACCCGCAGCAGGGGTTCGAAGGCCTGGTACGAACGGTGGCCGGCGGACTGCGCGAACTGCGCAGCCACCAACGCTACAACTACGAGTGGATGCGCCGCGATCTCGGCCTGGCCGACGGCCATGCCCAGCTCTACGGTCCGGTCGTCAACCTCATGCCCTTCGATCGCGGCTTCGTCTTCGAAGGACTGCATAGCCGCGCCCACCCGATCTCGGTCGGTTCGGTCGAAGACCTCGACATCACCGTCTCGCCGATGGCCGAAGGTATCCGTTTCGACATCGAAGCCAATCCCCAGGCCTACGATGCGGCGACGCTGCAAGCGCATCACGCTGCGCTGTGCGAGGTGCTCGACGCGGTGATCGCCGAACCGGCGATTTCGGTCGGCGCGCTGGCCCGGCAGATCTCTTCGCCTCGCACGGCGGAGGCGGCATGA
- a CDS encoding isochorismatase family protein, which produces MTIPTIASYPMPGAARLPANRVDWRPDPSRAVLLIHDMQDYFLAFYDRAQAPVPELLANIRALRDACDDAGVPVVYTAQPTEQSAAQRGLLQPWWGPGITAKPELAPVALEIAPRPQDVVLTKWRYSAFVSSDLRERMREQGRDQLIVCGIYAHIGCMMTLADAFMHDIQPFMVADAVADFSAEEHAMALDYVSRRCGVVIDRAACIEALGTGLGLPRSLIALRTELAQIMEVPLDDIAASDNPFEAGLDSIRLMTLLERWSSRGERIGLVELAERGSVSEWWQLIDSRRAA; this is translated from the coding sequence ATGACGATTCCGACCATCGCTTCCTATCCCATGCCGGGCGCCGCCCGATTGCCGGCGAACCGCGTCGACTGGCGCCCGGACCCGTCCCGCGCGGTGCTGCTGATCCACGACATGCAGGATTACTTTCTCGCCTTCTACGACCGCGCCCAGGCACCGGTACCGGAATTGCTGGCGAACATCCGCGCCTTGCGCGACGCGTGCGACGATGCCGGCGTGCCGGTGGTATACACCGCGCAACCGACCGAACAGAGTGCGGCGCAGCGCGGCCTGTTGCAGCCCTGGTGGGGACCGGGCATCACCGCCAAACCGGAACTGGCGCCGGTCGCGCTCGAGATCGCGCCGCGCCCGCAGGACGTAGTGCTGACCAAGTGGCGTTACAGCGCCTTCGTCTCCAGCGACCTGCGCGAACGCATGCGCGAGCAAGGCCGCGACCAGCTCATCGTCTGCGGCATCTATGCCCACATCGGCTGCATGATGACTCTGGCCGATGCCTTCATGCACGACATCCAGCCGTTCATGGTCGCCGACGCGGTCGCCGACTTCTCCGCCGAGGAACATGCGATGGCGCTGGACTACGTGTCGCGCCGTTGCGGTGTCGTCATCGATCGTGCTGCCTGCATCGAAGCGCTCGGCACCGGCCTGGGCCTGCCGCGCAGCCTGATCGCCCTGCGCACCGAGTTGGCGCAGATCATGGAAGTGCCGCTCGACGACATCGCGGCCTCGGACAATCCCTTCGAAGCCGGCCTGGACTCGATCCGTTTGATGACCTTGCTGGAGCGCTGGTCGAGCCGCGGCGAACGCATCGGCCTGGTCGAGCTGGCCGAGCGCGGCAGTGTGTCGGAGTGGTGGCAGTTGATCGACTCGCGAAGGGCCGCCTGA
- a CDS encoding (2,3-dihydroxybenzoyl)adenylate synthase, with the protein MSGADLLEGCTPWPEEFAERYRALGYWAGVGLYQRLAQVVAEHGERVAVVCGERRWSYAQFDEKIRRFAAGLARLGIGPRDRVVLQLPNLGEYYVACYALFRIGALPVFALPAHRRSEIAYFVEHTQARACVIADREAGFDYRELMREVRASQDCLREVIVVGDAQEFHAFDSLYDAPIDRPGPDAGEIAFLQLSGGSTGVPKLIPRSHDDYLYSVRASAEICGLDERCVYLCALPCAHNFPMSSPGALGVFEVGGRVVLARQAEPDFCFGLIAAERVTLTSLVPSLALAWLESRARERHDLSSLQTIQIGGAHLANEVARRVPGAFGCRLQQVFGMAEGLVNYTRDDDAEELVLATQGRPISADDEIRIVDDDDCPVAEGETGHLLTRGPYTIRGYYRAEAHNARAFTVDGFYRTGDRVRRLASGHLIVEGRAKDQVNRGGEKIAAEEVESHLLAHPAVFDAALVAMPDRWLGEKSCAFVVLREPAPSPRELQRFLRERGIAAFKIPDRIEPVERLPRTAVGKIDKKLLRARFLAPSADASGPTHSLIAETLS; encoded by the coding sequence ATGAGCGGTGCGGATCTGCTCGAGGGCTGTACGCCCTGGCCGGAGGAGTTCGCCGAGCGCTATCGCGCGCTCGGCTACTGGGCCGGGGTCGGCCTGTACCAGCGCCTGGCCCAGGTCGTCGCCGAGCACGGCGAACGCGTCGCCGTGGTCTGCGGTGAACGGCGTTGGAGCTATGCGCAGTTCGACGAGAAAATCCGGCGCTTCGCTGCTGGCCTGGCCCGCCTGGGCATCGGCCCGCGCGACCGGGTCGTGTTGCAGCTGCCGAACCTGGGCGAGTATTACGTCGCCTGCTATGCCTTGTTCCGCATCGGCGCCTTGCCGGTGTTCGCCTTGCCGGCGCACCGGCGTTCGGAGATCGCCTACTTCGTCGAGCACACCCAGGCCCGGGCCTGCGTGATCGCCGACCGCGAGGCCGGTTTCGATTACCGCGAGCTGATGCGCGAAGTGCGCGCATCGCAGGACTGCCTGCGCGAAGTCATCGTGGTCGGCGATGCGCAGGAGTTCCACGCTTTCGATTCGCTCTACGATGCGCCGATCGATCGGCCCGGGCCGGATGCCGGCGAAATCGCCTTCCTGCAGTTGTCCGGCGGCAGCACCGGGGTGCCGAAACTGATCCCGCGCAGCCACGACGATTACCTCTACAGCGTCCGCGCCAGCGCCGAGATCTGTGGGCTGGACGAGCGCTGCGTTTACCTGTGCGCGCTGCCGTGCGCGCATAATTTTCCGATGAGTTCGCCCGGTGCGCTCGGCGTGTTCGAAGTCGGCGGCCGCGTCGTGCTCGCACGCCAGGCCGAACCCGATTTCTGTTTCGGCCTGATCGCCGCCGAGCGCGTGACCCTGACTTCGCTGGTGCCCTCGCTGGCCTTGGCCTGGCTGGAATCGCGCGCGCGCGAACGCCATGACCTGTCGAGCCTGCAGACCATCCAGATCGGCGGCGCTCATCTCGCGAACGAGGTCGCACGGCGCGTGCCGGGCGCTTTCGGCTGCCGCCTGCAGCAGGTGTTCGGCATGGCCGAAGGCCTGGTCAACTACACCCGCGACGACGATGCCGAGGAACTGGTGCTCGCCACCCAGGGGCGACCGATCAGCGCCGACGACGAGATACGTATCGTCGACGACGACGACTGTCCCGTAGCCGAGGGCGAAACCGGTCACTTGCTCACGCGCGGTCCGTACACGATCCGCGGCTATTACCGCGCCGAAGCGCATAACGCCCGGGCCTTCACCGTGGACGGTTTCTACCGCACCGGCGATCGGGTACGGCGCCTGGCGTCGGGGCATCTGATCGTCGAAGGCCGCGCCAAGGACCAAGTGAACCGCGGCGGCGAAAAAATCGCCGCCGAGGAAGTTGAGAGCCATCTGCTCGCGCATCCGGCGGTGTTCGATGCTGCCCTGGTGGCGATGCCGGACCGCTGGCTCGGCGAAAAGTCCTGCGCTTTCGTGGTCCTGCGCGAGCCCGCGCCGAGCCCGCGCGAGCTGCAGCGTTTCCTGCGCGAACGCGGTATCGCCGCCTTCAAGATTCCCGACCGCATCGAACCGGTCGAGCGCTTGCCGCGCACTGCGGTCGGCAAGATCGACAAAAAGCTGCTGCGCGCCCGTTTCCTCGCCCCGTCGGCCGATGCCTCGGGGCCCACCCACTCACTTATCGCCGAAACGCTGTCATGA